A window of Costertonia aggregata contains these coding sequences:
- the ppk1 gene encoding polyphosphate kinase 1, whose protein sequence is MIKNKNQYINREISWLRFNERVLQESADKNVPLIERLRFAGIFSNNLDEFFKVRYATVKRIADAGKKGKSVLGGEVAKDLLEEITKIVIDQQAQSIDIILEIEKELEDQNIFLIREDELSPDQQKFVKSYFLRKVSPQLMTIILNDLAEFPMLKDTAAYLAIKMILKSDDRTRQTSDKKEKRYALIEIPKGIDRFIVLPKKGENDYVIMLDDVIRFCMDSIFPMFDYSSISAHMIKITRDAELDIDNDLSKSFIEKIYSSVEGRKISDPVRFVYDKKIEKDTLDFLKEKMDIEDTDSVIPGGRYHNKRDYMSFPSLGRQDLLYDKITPLPVKDLGLEGSLLEKIAEKDYLQYTPYHTFSYVLKFLREAALDPKVKTIKITVYRLANDSQVAACLSNAVKNGKQVTLQIELRARFDEHANIRYAEELQAEGVKLIFGVPGLKVHSKICLIEREEEGQMKRYGFISTGNFNESTAKIYTDYTLFTAHEAILKELNKVFDFFETTYKINKYKHLIVSPHYTKSVFKNLIDKEIENAKAGKEAYIKIKMNSFTSYKMIDKLYEASNAGVKIQLIVRGICCLIPGIKGMSENIEAISVVDKFLEHTRLFIFCNDGDAKVYISSADFMTRNLENRVEVGCPIYDEGIKRELMDTYEICWSDNVKARLFNEAQDNAYRKNDQEKVRSQFALYDYYVEKLKN, encoded by the coding sequence ATGATAAAAAATAAAAATCAATATATAAACAGGGAAATCAGTTGGCTTCGCTTTAACGAAAGGGTTCTACAGGAAAGTGCCGATAAAAATGTGCCATTGATTGAAAGGTTGCGGTTTGCAGGTATTTTTTCCAATAATTTAGATGAATTTTTCAAAGTGCGTTACGCTACGGTAAAACGTATCGCAGATGCAGGTAAAAAAGGTAAAAGTGTTTTGGGGGGCGAGGTTGCCAAGGACCTTCTGGAAGAGATTACCAAAATCGTAATTGATCAACAAGCGCAAAGTATAGATATTATCCTCGAAATAGAAAAAGAGCTGGAGGACCAAAATATATTTCTTATCCGTGAGGATGAACTTTCCCCGGACCAACAGAAATTTGTAAAGAGTTACTTCCTCAGAAAGGTGAGCCCGCAGCTCATGACCATTATTTTGAACGATTTGGCTGAATTCCCCATGTTGAAGGATACGGCTGCCTATTTGGCGATTAAAATGATTTTGAAGAGTGACGACCGCACCCGCCAAACATCCGATAAAAAGGAAAAACGTTATGCACTCATAGAGATACCCAAAGGTATCGACCGTTTCATCGTTCTGCCCAAAAAAGGTGAGAACGATTATGTTATCATGTTAGACGATGTTATCCGTTTTTGTATGGATAGTATTTTCCCCATGTTTGATTATAGCTCTATATCCGCACATATGATAAAGATTACCCGTGATGCAGAATTGGATATCGACAATGATTTGAGCAAGAGTTTTATTGAAAAAATTTATTCCAGTGTTGAGGGCCGTAAAATCAGTGATCCCGTTCGTTTTGTCTATGATAAAAAAATAGAGAAAGACACGTTGGATTTTCTAAAGGAAAAGATGGACATTGAGGATACCGACAGCGTAATCCCCGGGGGAAGATACCATAACAAAAGGGATTATATGAGTTTTCCCAGTTTGGGCAGACAGGATTTATTATACGATAAAATTACCCCTTTACCTGTCAAAGACTTGGGACTGGAAGGTAGTTTGTTGGAAAAAATAGCTGAAAAAGACTATTTGCAGTACACGCCATACCATACGTTCTCGTATGTTCTGAAATTCTTGAGGGAAGCTGCCTTGGATCCCAAGGTAAAAACGATAAAGATTACGGTATATCGTTTGGCCAATGACTCTCAAGTTGCAGCATGCTTGTCCAATGCGGTTAAAAACGGAAAACAAGTTACTTTGCAAATAGAGCTGCGTGCCCGCTTTGATGAGCATGCAAATATTAGATACGCCGAAGAATTACAGGCTGAAGGTGTAAAACTTATTTTTGGAGTGCCCGGCCTCAAGGTACACAGTAAAATTTGTTTGATCGAGCGTGAGGAAGAAGGGCAAATGAAGCGGTACGGTTTTATAAGTACAGGTAATTTTAATGAATCCACGGCAAAAATATATACAGATTATACGCTTTTTACAGCTCACGAAGCTATTTTGAAAGAACTGAACAAAGTGTTTGATTTTTTTGAGACAACCTATAAAATCAATAAGTACAAGCACTTGATCGTATCGCCCCATTACACGAAATCAGTTTTTAAAAACTTGATCGATAAAGAAATCGAAAATGCCAAAGCGGGCAAGGAAGCATATATAAAGATAAAAATGAACAGTTTTACCTCTTATAAAATGATCGATAAGCTTTACGAAGCCAGTAATGCGGGAGTAAAGATTCAATTGATCGTAAGAGGTATTTGTTGTTTGATTCCCGGAATAAAGGGAATGAGCGAAAACATCGAAGCCATTAGTGTAGTAGATAAGTTTTTGGAACACACGAGATTATTTATTTTCTGTAATGACGGCGATGCCAAAGTTTACATATCTTCGGCAGATTTCATGACACGTAATTTGGAAAATAGGGTAGAGGTAGGTTGTCCCATTTATGATGAAGGGATAAAACGGGAATTGATGGATACATACGAAATCTGTTGGAGTGATAACGTAAAAGCACGCCTGTTCAACGAGGCACAAGATAATGCCTATCGCAAAAACGATCAAGAAAAAGTGCGTTCGCAATTTGCCTTATATGATTACTATGTTGAAAAATTGAAAAATTGA
- a CDS encoding Ppx/GppA phosphatase family protein, whose product MRVRKFAAIDIGSNAVRLLTHNVIEEKGKKTQFRKSALIRVPVRLGEDSFTVGEISERNIERIINTMKAFKLLMDVAGVEKYRACATSAMREANNGNEVIQRIKEEAGIQIDLIDGKQEAAIIASTDLKELINDHQSYLYIDVGGGSTEFTLFTGGNIKISKSFKLGTVRLLKGLVKEETWEKLEDWIRQNTKGLQKISIIGSGGNINKLHKMSGRKEGEPLSYIWLNAQYNFLTSLSYEDRVSELGLNPDRADVIIPAAQIFLSSAKWSGTKKIYVPKIGLSDGIIKTLYSDNMS is encoded by the coding sequence TTGAGAGTAAGAAAGTTTGCGGCAATAGATATCGGATCAAATGCGGTAAGGCTGCTTACACATAATGTCATTGAGGAAAAAGGTAAAAAAACACAGTTTCGCAAAAGTGCATTGATACGGGTTCCTGTGAGATTGGGAGAGGATTCTTTTACCGTTGGCGAGATTTCCGAACGTAATATTGAGCGCATCATCAATACCATGAAGGCGTTCAAGCTTTTAATGGATGTTGCCGGGGTAGAAAAGTATAGGGCGTGTGCTACCTCTGCAATGCGGGAAGCCAATAATGGGAACGAAGTCATACAAAGAATAAAGGAAGAGGCGGGAATACAGATTGATTTGATTGACGGTAAGCAAGAAGCCGCGATTATAGCTTCTACCGATCTTAAAGAACTGATCAATGACCATCAATCTTATCTGTACATAGATGTTGGTGGGGGCAGCACAGAATTTACCTTGTTCACAGGAGGCAACATCAAAATTTCAAAATCGTTCAAGTTGGGAACGGTAAGATTATTGAAGGGTTTGGTCAAAGAAGAAACTTGGGAAAAGCTAGAGGATTGGATCAGACAGAACACCAAAGGCCTGCAAAAAATATCCATTATAGGTTCAGGCGGCAATATCAATAAGCTTCATAAAATGAGCGGGAGAAAAGAAGGAGAACCGTTATCCTATATTTGGTTGAATGCTCAATATAATTTTTTGACGAGTCTTAGTTATGAAGATAGAGTATCGGAGTTGGGATTGAATCCCGACCGGGCAGATGTAATCATACCGGCGGCCCAGATTTTTTTATCCTCTGCGAAATGGAGCGGCACCAAGAAAATATACGTGCCGAAAATCGGGCTTTCAGATGGTATCATAAAGACACTCTACTCTGATAATATGTCCTGA
- a CDS encoding ribonuclease Z: MIFDKEGNTTIVFQEKPDIATFLDNFKNGYPKIKSDHIILNLFSFKKLTANDILEFLDISNRHRSSLKSFVIVTEVLSYDDIPDEISVAPSIQEAKDIIEMEEIERELDL, encoded by the coding sequence ATGATTTTTGATAAAGAAGGTAATACCACCATAGTCTTTCAGGAAAAACCTGATATTGCAACTTTTTTGGACAATTTTAAAAATGGATATCCAAAAATCAAGTCAGATCACATTATCTTAAATCTTTTTTCTTTCAAAAAGCTAACGGCAAATGATATATTGGAGTTTTTGGATATATCGAACAGGCACCGTAGTTCGCTAAAATCCTTTGTTATAGTAACCGAAGTTTTGTCATATGATGACATTCCGGATGAAATATCGGTGGCGCCAAGCATACAGGAAGCCAAGGATATTATTGAGATGGAAGAAATAGAAAGGGAGCTAGACCTGTGA
- the miaE gene encoding tRNA-(ms[2]io[6]A)-hydroxylase: MLGLKLPTDPRWVNIVEKNIDDILTDHAYCEQKAASTAISLIVSFPEYTELIQEMIALSREEMGHFKMVHDKIIARGKTLGRDRKDEYVLELIKFFPKGGSRTAQLIHRLLYAALIEARSCERFRLLSEELDDKELADFYHKLMVSEAGHYTMFLKFARKYGDRSEVDKKWQALLEYEAKIMKNLGTKETIHG; this comes from the coding sequence ATGTTAGGCCTTAAATTACCAACAGATCCCAGATGGGTAAATATTGTCGAAAAAAATATTGATGATATTCTTACCGACCATGCCTATTGCGAACAAAAAGCCGCCAGCACGGCTATTTCGCTAATTGTTAGCTTCCCGGAATACACCGAATTGATACAGGAAATGATTGCCCTCTCCCGTGAAGAAATGGGGCATTTTAAAATGGTTCATGACAAGATAATAGCACGAGGAAAAACATTGGGAAGGGACAGAAAGGACGAATATGTTCTTGAACTCATTAAATTTTTCCCAAAAGGAGGGAGCCGCACCGCCCAACTGATACATCGGCTTTTGTATGCTGCACTCATAGAGGCAAGGAGCTGTGAACGTTTTAGATTATTGTCCGAAGAACTGGATGACAAAGAACTCGCCGATTTTTATCATAAATTGATGGTCAGTGAGGCGGGGCATTACACCATGTTCTTAAAATTTGCCCGCAAATATGGCGACCGCAGCGAAGTGGACAAAAAATGGCAGGCCTTGTTGGAATATGAAGCTAAAATAATGAAGAATTTGGGTACAAAGGAAACCATTCATGGATAG
- a CDS encoding DUF3822 family protein, whose product MTKKETNNIKDETISDYQKLSIQVSLDGLSFCVLDTIGNTILASERIIFDNELNPYGIQKELKGLFNQHDLKNTPLSEIVVIHKNTLFSLVPKSLFDENELANYLKFNTKLLANDHLDYDEIENYDVVNVYVPFVNINNYIYELFGEFEFKHHSTVLIETLLNNHSNGNEPVCYVHVSKRQFDVTVISQKKLVFHNTFEYTTREDFIYYLLFTLEQLNLDTETVPLKLFGAVEEGDSIYNICYTYVKHITIFIPSFTSYHLGDLETETIDFTVLNAL is encoded by the coding sequence ATGACAAAAAAGGAGACCAATAATATAAAGGACGAAACCATTTCGGACTATCAAAAACTGTCCATCCAAGTCAGCTTGGATGGACTTTCTTTTTGTGTTTTAGACACCATAGGCAATACTATTTTAGCCTCTGAACGTATTATTTTTGACAACGAACTCAACCCTTACGGTATACAGAAGGAATTAAAAGGCCTTTTTAATCAGCACGATTTAAAAAATACTCCGCTATCGGAAATCGTGGTCATTCACAAGAATACCCTTTTTAGCCTGGTGCCCAAATCACTTTTTGATGAAAATGAATTGGCCAACTACTTAAAGTTCAATACCAAGCTATTGGCGAACGATCATCTGGATTATGACGAAATAGAGAATTACGATGTGGTAAACGTTTACGTGCCATTTGTAAATATCAACAACTATATCTATGAACTTTTTGGTGAGTTTGAGTTCAAGCATCATAGTACCGTTTTGATAGAAACACTATTGAACAACCATAGCAATGGTAATGAACCCGTTTGTTATGTACACGTATCCAAACGGCAGTTTGACGTTACGGTAATCTCCCAAAAAAAACTTGTGTTCCACAACACTTTTGAATACACTACGAGGGAAGATTTTATCTACTACTTGCTTTTTACCTTGGAACAATTGAATCTAGATACGGAAACCGTTCCCCTAAAATTGTTCGGGGCCGTAGAGGAAGGCGATTCCATTTACAACATTTGCTATACCTACGTAAAACATATCACTATTTTTATACCCTCGTTCACAAGCTATCATTTGGGCGATTTAGAAACCGAAACTATTGACTTTACCGTTTTAAATGCCCTATAA
- a CDS encoding DNA polymerase III subunit gamma/tau, with protein sequence MEPFIVSARKYRPQTFKDVVGQSAITNTLENAIENNHLAQALLFCGPRGVGKTSCARILAKQINSDGTENQDEDFAFNIFELDAASNNSVDDIRSLIDQVRIPPQVGKYKVYIIDEVHMLSQSAFNAFLKTLEEPPKHAIFILATTEKHKIIPTILSRCQIFDFKRITVTDAANYLKYIAENQGIEADDDALHIIAQKADGAMRDALSIFDRVVSFSGKQLTRKAVTENLNVLDYDTYFKATDLILQHDIPSLLILFNKTLAKGFDGHHFIAGLASHFRDLMVCQHQETIPLLEVGQEAKKRYAEQARKTSHSFLLKGLDIANEADLKYKTSRNQRLLVELAVMKLASINFDGEKKNPESVALQNTTVDFIAPASFYKNRKATIEPVVPTLKNTSDTTPNSSENKTENITIETQPHIKTEEVSSVATNEIVSETTHTDISETTETQIKIPVKKIDIKSPAKRVSGLSISSLRAKKAHELNKKEDFVDESQLPKTPFSEAEMQKHWADFVEILDNNGRKILASNLHSDVPKLKNETTIWIELPNGTMKKEIEREQYDLMNYLKEKLNNHFVSLHITVNEETAKKFAFTPEEKYEKLREKNPAIDVLRKEFDLDL encoded by the coding sequence TTGGAACCTTTTATAGTATCGGCACGTAAGTACAGACCCCAAACCTTTAAAGATGTTGTAGGGCAGTCTGCCATTACCAATACATTGGAAAATGCCATAGAGAACAATCATTTGGCCCAAGCCTTATTGTTTTGTGGCCCCCGTGGTGTGGGTAAGACCAGTTGCGCACGCATACTGGCAAAACAAATAAATTCTGACGGAACCGAAAACCAAGATGAGGATTTTGCCTTTAATATTTTTGAATTGGACGCTGCTTCCAACAACTCGGTAGACGATATTCGGAGTTTGATAGATCAAGTGCGTATTCCACCACAGGTAGGCAAATACAAGGTATACATTATTGACGAGGTACACATGCTGTCCCAATCTGCCTTCAATGCTTTTTTAAAGACCTTGGAAGAACCGCCCAAACACGCTATTTTTATTTTGGCCACTACCGAGAAACATAAAATTATTCCCACTATACTCTCGCGCTGCCAAATATTCGATTTTAAGCGTATAACCGTTACAGACGCTGCCAACTACTTAAAATATATCGCTGAAAACCAAGGTATTGAAGCCGATGATGATGCCCTGCATATTATTGCGCAAAAAGCGGACGGTGCCATGCGTGATGCACTTTCAATTTTTGATAGGGTCGTGAGTTTTTCTGGTAAACAGCTTACAAGAAAAGCGGTGACCGAAAATTTAAACGTATTGGATTACGATACGTATTTTAAAGCGACCGATTTAATTTTACAACACGATATCCCATCTTTATTAATCTTGTTCAACAAGACCTTGGCAAAGGGTTTCGACGGGCATCATTTTATTGCCGGATTGGCCTCGCACTTTAGGGATTTGATGGTGTGCCAACACCAGGAAACCATTCCCCTATTGGAGGTAGGCCAAGAAGCCAAAAAACGCTATGCAGAGCAAGCACGGAAAACGTCGCACAGCTTTTTGTTAAAAGGTTTGGATATTGCCAATGAGGCCGATTTAAAATACAAGACCAGTAGAAACCAAAGGCTGCTGGTCGAATTAGCGGTGATGAAACTGGCATCCATCAATTTTGATGGAGAAAAAAAAAATCCTGAATCCGTAGCATTACAGAATACTACTGTTGATTTTATCGCCCCGGCATCATTTTATAAGAATAGAAAGGCTACTATCGAACCCGTAGTGCCAACTCTGAAAAATACTTCCGATACAACACCAAACAGTAGCGAGAACAAAACCGAAAACATAACTATTGAAACCCAGCCTCATATAAAAACAGAAGAAGTATCGTCAGTAGCTACAAATGAAATTGTATCGGAAACTACCCACACCGATATTTCGGAAACTACCGAAACCCAAATTAAAATACCCGTAAAAAAAATAGATATTAAAAGTCCGGCGAAACGGGTTTCCGGACTGTCCATCTCAAGCCTAAGAGCAAAAAAAGCGCATGAGCTCAATAAAAAGGAGGATTTCGTAGATGAAAGCCAATTACCAAAAACTCCTTTTTCAGAAGCTGAAATGCAAAAACACTGGGCAGATTTTGTTGAAATACTAGACAACAATGGTCGAAAAATACTAGCCTCTAACCTACATTCGGATGTACCTAAACTAAAGAATGAAACCACCATTTGGATAGAATTGCCCAACGGTACTATGAAAAAGGAAATTGAGCGGGAACAGTATGACCTGATGAACTATTTGAAGGAAAAACTGAACAACCATTTTGTATCGCTCCACATTACGGTAAATGAAGAAACAGCAAAGAAATTTGCCTTTACTCCAGAAGAAAAATATGAAAAATTACGGGAGAAAAACCCCGCCATTGATGTATTACGCAAAGAATTTGATTTAGATTTATAG
- a CDS encoding NADP-dependent isocitrate dehydrogenase, whose protein sequence is MKANVIRKKSTNDETNKAVKVAVAKGDGIGPEIMDATLRILEAAGANIEPEYIEVGEQVYLSGNSAGITQDTWEIINRNKIILKAPITTPQGKGYKSLNVTMRKSLGLFANVRPVSALHPYVETNFPNMDVVVIRENEEDLYAGIEHQQTQDVVQCLKLITRPGCEKIVRYAFEYAKVYGRKKVTCMVKDNIMKLTDGLFHQVFKEIALEYPDIQNETQIIDIGAARLAANPQNYDVVVTSNLYGDIISDIVAEIAGSVGMAGSANIGTNVAMFEAIHGSAPDIAGENMANPSGLINAAVSMLAHVGQSLTADTIKNAWLATIEEGYHTADIYKEGVSKRKVSTSEFAEQVISRLGRTPEILPTSYLSKGTGTITIPKYSRKVEKKELVGVDVFIDWKGSNPQEIGQALSAIDSFKLKLKMITNRGVKVFPNGMKETYCTDHWRCRFVAQNAQIKRAEPVYEQVEFEQVVALLSKLHNEDFDIIKTENLYEFDGKRGFSLGQGE, encoded by the coding sequence ATGAAAGCAAACGTAATTCGTAAAAAGTCAACTAATGATGAAACCAATAAAGCTGTAAAGGTCGCTGTAGCCAAAGGGGATGGTATTGGCCCTGAGATTATGGATGCCACTTTGAGAATTCTAGAGGCGGCCGGAGCCAATATTGAACCTGAATACATAGAAGTTGGGGAGCAGGTATACCTTTCCGGTAATAGTGCCGGGATAACACAAGACACTTGGGAAATCATTAACCGTAATAAAATTATCTTGAAAGCGCCCATTACCACTCCGCAGGGCAAAGGCTACAAGAGTTTGAACGTAACCATGCGAAAATCATTGGGCCTTTTTGCCAACGTACGTCCGGTCAGTGCTTTGCACCCTTATGTTGAGACCAATTTCCCAAATATGGACGTTGTTGTCATACGTGAGAACGAGGAAGACCTATATGCTGGTATTGAGCATCAGCAAACACAAGATGTGGTGCAATGTCTTAAACTGATTACTAGACCGGGTTGCGAAAAAATCGTAAGATATGCTTTTGAATATGCCAAGGTATATGGTAGAAAAAAAGTGACCTGTATGGTAAAGGACAATATCATGAAACTTACCGATGGCCTTTTTCATCAAGTGTTCAAGGAAATAGCATTGGAGTATCCGGATATCCAAAACGAAACTCAAATAATTGATATAGGAGCGGCGCGACTGGCAGCAAACCCTCAAAATTATGATGTGGTGGTTACCTCAAACTTGTATGGTGATATAATTTCTGATATTGTGGCGGAAATCGCAGGTTCTGTGGGAATGGCCGGATCTGCCAATATTGGCACTAATGTGGCCATGTTTGAAGCCATACACGGTTCTGCTCCCGATATAGCGGGGGAAAATATGGCGAATCCATCTGGACTCATAAACGCAGCGGTTTCTATGTTGGCCCATGTAGGACAGTCGCTTACTGCCGATACCATTAAAAATGCTTGGTTGGCTACTATTGAAGAGGGTTACCACACAGCCGATATCTATAAAGAGGGTGTGAGCAAGAGAAAGGTGTCGACTTCTGAATTTGCCGAACAAGTAATCTCTAGGTTGGGCCGTACGCCAGAAATATTACCAACAAGTTATTTATCCAAAGGAACGGGTACGATAACCATTCCAAAATATTCAAGAAAAGTAGAGAAGAAAGAATTGGTAGGCGTAGATGTTTTCATTGATTGGAAAGGTTCTAACCCCCAAGAAATTGGACAGGCACTCAGTGCTATAGATTCTTTTAAGCTTAAGTTGAAAATGATTACGAACCGTGGGGTAAAGGTGTTTCCCAACGGTATGAAGGAAACCTACTGTACCGATCATTGGAGATGTAGGTTCGTAGCACAAAATGCCCAAATAAAAAGAGCGGAACCTGTGTACGAACAAGTAGAATTTGAACAAGTCGTAGCCTTACTGTCCAAGTTGCATAATGAGGATTTTGATATCATAAAGACCGAGAACTTATATGAATTTGATGGTAAAAGGGGCTTTTCACTTGGGCAAGGCGAATAA
- a CDS encoding SixA phosphatase family protein gives MKTLILVRHGKSSWEYNVGDKDRPLLERGIRDGDLVSSKLREQHVKIDAVYSSPANRALHTCMIFLRKLDYMFNQFQITNDLYDFSGDDVFRFIKSIDNTLDTVMIFGHNHAFTHIANSLGNTYIENVPTTGLVQLTFDVLAWSSVDKGITKQTIFPKHLKA, from the coding sequence ATGAAAACATTGATACTCGTTCGCCACGGGAAGTCATCTTGGGAATATAACGTAGGGGACAAAGATCGGCCTTTGTTGGAAAGGGGTATTCGAGATGGGGATTTGGTCAGTTCCAAATTAAGAGAACAACATGTCAAAATCGATGCGGTATATTCAAGTCCAGCCAATCGTGCATTGCATACCTGTATGATTTTTTTGAGGAAACTCGATTATATGTTCAATCAATTCCAAATTACCAATGATTTGTATGATTTTTCGGGTGATGACGTATTTCGGTTTATAAAATCAATCGATAATACGTTGGATACTGTTATGATTTTTGGCCACAATCATGCTTTTACCCACATTGCCAATTCCTTGGGAAATACCTATATTGAAAACGTGCCCACGACAGGTTTGGTACAACTAACATTTGACGTGTTGGCATGGAGTTCTGTCGATAAGGGTATAACCAAACAAACGATATTTCCAAAACATCTGAAAGCATGA
- a CDS encoding ribonuclease Z, translating to MKLHILGCYAATPRTLTNPTSQVLEIKNHMFLIDCGEGTQVQLRKNKIKFSRINHIFISHLHGDHFFGLPGLISTFRLLGREKEMHVYGPKGIKEAITLFLKLGDSWTNYPLIFHELVSKERQIVFEDDKVSVETIPLNHRVYTNGFLFREKLGERKLNSKAAAAYKIDKVFFKNIKKGNDVILDDGSVISNDKITFDPDKPKSYAYCSDTGFEPEIIPQIKNVDVLYHESTFLESEAKLAPKTKHATAKEAATIAKNATVGTLILGHYSTRYKSIGLFKAEAQTVFENVELADDGKTFEF from the coding sequence GTGAAATTACATATTCTTGGCTGCTATGCGGCCACACCACGTACCCTTACCAACCCAACTTCACAAGTTCTCGAGATTAAAAATCATATGTTTTTGATAGATTGTGGTGAAGGTACCCAAGTACAACTGCGCAAAAATAAGATTAAGTTTTCGCGTATCAATCACATATTTATCTCTCATTTGCATGGCGATCATTTTTTTGGTCTTCCGGGATTGATTTCTACATTTCGGTTATTGGGTAGGGAAAAAGAAATGCATGTGTATGGGCCAAAGGGAATAAAAGAAGCCATTACCTTGTTTTTGAAATTAGGGGATTCTTGGACCAATTACCCACTAATTTTTCATGAGCTGGTTTCCAAAGAACGGCAAATCGTCTTTGAAGACGATAAAGTAAGTGTTGAGACTATACCCTTGAATCACAGGGTGTATACAAACGGATTTTTGTTCAGGGAAAAACTTGGAGAAAGAAAATTGAACAGTAAAGCGGCCGCAGCATACAAAATAGATAAAGTGTTTTTTAAGAACATCAAAAAAGGTAATGATGTTATTTTGGATGATGGCTCTGTTATTTCAAATGACAAAATTACTTTTGACCCGGACAAACCCAAAAGTTATGCCTATTGTAGTGATACCGGTTTTGAGCCAGAAATTATTCCGCAGATAAAGAATGTAGATGTATTGTACCACGAGTCTACTTTCTTGGAGTCAGAAGCCAAATTGGCCCCTAAAACAAAACACGCGACAGCTAAAGAGGCCGCAACTATCGCAAAGAATGCAACTGTTGGTACTTTGATTTTAGGACACTACTCAACACGTTACAAATCAATAGGGCTTTTCAAAGCGGAAGCGCAAACTGTTTTCGAAAACGTAGAATTGGCAGATGATGGGAAAACGTTCGAGTTTTAG
- the pdxH gene encoding pyridoxamine 5'-phosphate oxidase, with amino-acid sequence MQKDLGGYRKSYEKSALMEDSISDNPMELFQKWFHEVEASDGVDEPNAMTISTIGLDGYPKSRVVLLKKYTYEGFIFYTNYESEKGKAMAQNPNVCISFFWPNLERQVIIKGAAEKISENLSDGYFESRPDGSKLGAIVSKQSTVIPSRNVLEEDLERLEKEYKNKEIERPHFWGGYIVKPVSIEFWQGRPNRLHDRIRYTLQKDFNWKIERLAP; translated from the coding sequence ATGCAAAAAGACTTAGGGGGTTATAGAAAATCTTATGAAAAAAGTGCCTTGATGGAAGACTCCATATCGGATAATCCGATGGAGCTTTTTCAGAAATGGTTTCACGAAGTAGAAGCTTCCGATGGGGTAGACGAGCCCAATGCCATGACGATTAGTACTATTGGGTTGGATGGTTATCCCAAAAGCAGGGTAGTGCTTTTAAAAAAATATACCTATGAAGGCTTTATTTTTTATACCAATTACGAAAGTGAAAAGGGTAAGGCCATGGCGCAAAACCCCAATGTTTGTATCTCTTTTTTTTGGCCCAATTTGGAAAGACAGGTAATCATTAAGGGAGCGGCGGAAAAAATTTCTGAAAACCTATCGGACGGGTATTTTGAATCTAGGCCCGATGGTAGTAAACTCGGCGCAATAGTTTCGAAGCAAAGTACTGTAATACCCTCAAGAAATGTTTTGGAAGAGGATTTGGAGCGATTGGAAAAGGAATACAAAAACAAAGAAATAGAAAGACCCCATTTTTGGGGCGGGTACATAGTAAAGCCGGTATCGATTGAGTTTTGGCAAGGAAGGCCAAATCGGCTGCACGATAGGATACGATATACCTTGCAAAAAGATTTTAATTGGAAAATTGAGCGACTGGCTCCATAA
- a CDS encoding RsmD family RNA methyltransferase — protein sequence MRIVSGTHKGRRIIAPGKLPVRPTTDMAKEALFNILNNTYYFGDCIVLDLFTGTGNISYEFASRGAERIIAVDGHQGCVRFIEETSEKLAFGIEAIKSDVFSYLEKAKIKADIVFADPPYDMALEDYAKIPELVFKRELLVEDGILVLEHSKHMDLSQLPHFTDMRKYGGSAFSFFSI from the coding sequence ATGCGTATAGTCTCTGGAACACATAAAGGTAGGCGAATCATCGCACCCGGTAAATTACCGGTACGCCCTACGACCGATATGGCCAAAGAGGCCCTTTTCAATATCCTGAACAACACATACTATTTTGGTGATTGCATAGTGCTGGATCTTTTTACAGGTACAGGTAACATTAGTTATGAGTTTGCCTCTCGTGGTGCTGAACGCATTATCGCTGTTGACGGTCATCAAGGTTGCGTTCGTTTTATTGAAGAAACCTCGGAGAAGTTAGCATTTGGGATTGAAGCTATTAAGAGTGACGTCTTTAGCTATTTGGAAAAAGCGAAGATAAAAGCAGATATTGTTTTTGCAGACCCACCCTATGATATGGCGCTGGAGGATTATGCCAAAATACCGGAACTGGTCTTTAAACGGGAACTGCTGGTGGAAGACGGTATTTTGGTGTTGGAACACTCCAAACATATGGACTTGTCACAACTGCCACACTTTACCGACATGCGTAAATATGGTGGGAGTGCGTTTAGTTTTTTCTCAATATAG